One part of the Azospirillum sp. B510 genome encodes these proteins:
- a CDS encoding MFS transporter: MPPSAAPLPAEEAAHPALSRSLVLLMALACGVVVANIYYAQPLVGLIGPAIGLSPETASLVVTLTQVGYGAGLVLLVPLGDLLENRRLVVATLSSTVAALLVAAIAPTAALFLTAAFLIGVTSVAVQMLVPLAAHMAPESSRGRVVGNVMSGLLLGILLARPVSSLIADSLGWRAVFGLSALAMVGFALLLWRVLPQRRPRSQSGYGALLGSLGRLLVRTPVLQRRTVYQTMMFAAFSLYWTSVPLLLAGAPFHLSQRGIALFALSGAAGALVAPIAGRIADRGWTRPATGFALAIAALSFLMARAGEGSIALLVLAGLLLDMGVQMNMVLGQRAIYSLGAETRSRMNAIYMAIFFLGGAAGSALAGYAFAVGGWAPVTWIGAAFPTLGLLFYLTEFRGRPAA, from the coding sequence ATGCCGCCCAGCGCCGCTCCCCTTCCGGCTGAAGAGGCCGCCCACCCGGCCCTGTCCCGCTCGCTTGTCCTGTTGATGGCGCTGGCCTGCGGCGTGGTGGTCGCCAACATCTATTATGCCCAGCCGCTGGTCGGGCTGATCGGTCCGGCGATCGGATTGTCGCCGGAAACCGCCAGCCTGGTCGTCACCCTGACCCAGGTCGGCTATGGCGCCGGGCTGGTGCTGCTGGTGCCGCTGGGCGACCTGCTGGAAAACCGCCGGCTGGTGGTGGCGACCTTGTCCAGCACGGTGGCGGCCCTGCTGGTGGCGGCCATCGCCCCCACCGCCGCCCTCTTCCTGACGGCGGCCTTCCTGATCGGCGTCACCTCGGTCGCCGTGCAGATGCTGGTTCCGCTGGCCGCCCATATGGCGCCGGAATCCTCGCGCGGGCGGGTGGTGGGCAATGTGATGAGCGGCCTGCTGCTCGGCATCCTGCTGGCCCGCCCGGTGTCGAGCCTGATCGCCGACAGCCTGGGCTGGCGGGCGGTGTTCGGCCTGTCGGCACTGGCGATGGTCGGCTTCGCCCTGCTGCTGTGGCGGGTGCTGCCGCAGCGGCGGCCGAGGAGCCAGTCCGGCTATGGCGCCCTGCTCGGCTCGCTCGGCCGGCTTCTGGTGCGCACGCCGGTGCTTCAGCGCCGCACCGTCTACCAGACCATGATGTTCGCCGCCTTCAGCCTCTATTGGACCTCGGTCCCGCTGCTGCTGGCCGGGGCGCCCTTCCATCTCAGCCAGCGGGGCATCGCGCTGTTCGCCCTGTCGGGTGCCGCCGGTGCCCTGGTCGCTCCCATCGCCGGACGGATCGCCGACCGTGGCTGGACCCGGCCGGCGACCGGCTTCGCGCTGGCGATCGCGGCGCTGTCCTTCCTGATGGCGCGGGCGGGGGAAGGGTCGATCGCGCTCCTGGTGCTGGCCGGCCTGCTGCTCGACATGGGGGTTCAGATGAACATGGTGCTGGGGCAGCGCGCCATCTATTCGCTGGGGGCGGAGACCCGCAGCCGGATGAACGCCATCTATATGGCGATCTTCTTCCTGGGCGGGGCGGCGGGCTCGGCGCTCGCCGGCTATGCCTTCGCCGTCGGCGGCTGGGCGCCGGTGACCTGGATCGGTGCCGCCTTTCCGACCCTCGGCCTGCTGTTCTACCTGACCGAATTCCGCGGGCGGCCCGCCGCCTGA